A region of Vigna radiata var. radiata cultivar VC1973A chromosome 6, Vradiata_ver6, whole genome shotgun sequence DNA encodes the following proteins:
- the LOC106763100 gene encoding adenine nucleotide transporter BT1, chloroplastic/mitochondrial, whose translation MGGRGIKLFDEERNGLFSISNFESQWGARVNDPVAMFASVSQVGMGFGVQEPNPSSGDSQHNGGMNIRIPCTELYVRYVQSEGKVKITGVPGEEEGVAGVKGKKKGVFKGLKIKVKNPSLRRLISGAFAGAVSRTTVAPLETIRTHLMVGSSGNSTGEVFSNIMKTDGWKGLFRGNFVNVIRVAPSKAIELFAYDTVNKNLSPKPGEQPKLPIPPSLIAGACAGVSSTLCTYPLELLKTRLTIQRGVYDGLLDAFLKIVREEGAGELYRGLTPSLIGVIPYSATNYFAYDTLRKAYRKIFKKEKIGNVETLLIGSAAGAISSSATFPLEVARKHMQVGALSGRQIYKNVIHALASILEQEGMQGLYKGLGPSCMKLVPAAGISFMCYEACKRILVEDDEEE comes from the exons ATGGGTGGTAGAGGGATCAAGCTCTTTGATGAAGAAAGGAATGGTCTTTTCTCAATTTCCAATTTTGAGTCTCAATGGGGTGCGCGTGTTAACGACCCTGTAGCTATGTTTGCTAGCGTTAGTCAAGTGGGAATGGGGTTTGGCGTTCAAGAGCCAAACCCTTCTTCTGGTGATTCCCAGCACAATGGGGGCATGAACATTAGGATCCCTTGCACTGAGTTGTACGTTAGGTATGTTCAATCAGAGGGGAAGGTGAAGATTACTGGGGTTCCTGGGGAAGAAGAGGGGGTGGCGGGTGTTAAGGGGAAGAAAAAGGGTGTCTTTAAAGGGTTGAAGATCAAGGTGAAGAACCCTTCTCTTAGGAGGTTGATTAGTGGTGCCTTTGCTGGGGCAGTGTCACGGACCACTGTGGCACCCTTGGAGACCATTAGGACTCATTTGATGGTAGGAAGTAGTGGGAATTCTACTGGGGAGGTCTTCAGCAATATCATGAAGACTGATGGATGGAAGGGCTTGTTTAGGGGTAATTTTGTTAATGTGATTCGGGTTGCACCCAGCAAGGCCATTGAG CTATTTGCATATGATACTGTTAACAAGAACCTCTCACCAAAGCCAGGGGAGCAGCCTAAACTCCCTATTCCTCCATCATTGATAGCAGGTGCTTGTGCTGGAGTTAGTTCAACATTATGCACATATCCTCTGGAGTTGCTAAAGACTCGTTTGACTATCCAG AGGGGTGTGTATGATGGTCTACTAGATGCATTCCTGAAAATAGTGAGAGAAGAGGGTGCTGGAGAACTTTACAGAGGCCTGACACCCAGCCTTATTGGAGTAATACCATATTCTGCAACAAATTACTTTGCATATGACACATTGAGGAAAGCATAcagaaaaattttcaaaaaggaGAAGATTGGCAATGTTGAAACCCTTTTGATAGGATCTGCAGCTGGTGCTATTTCAAGCAGTGCAACATTTCCTCTTGAAGTGGCACGCAAGCACATGCAAGTGGGAGCCCTGAGTGGAAGGCAAATATACAAAAATGTGATTCATGCCCTTGCAAGCATTCTTGAGCAAGAAGGGATGCAAGGATTGTACAAAGGGTTGGGACCTAGCTGCATGAAGTTGGTGCCAGCTGCAGGAATTTCTTTCATGTGCTATGAAGCATGCAAGAGGATACTGGTAgaggatgatgaagaggagTAG
- the LOC106763696 gene encoding ethylene-responsive transcription factor 5-like, which translates to MASRKIKSEPSTIEAAKAYDHAAFRLYSSKVILNFPLKAGAMDATADAEGERKRRCEEEEVEEVKLMVKKEKTTEQKVNPNLGLIGLDVPISAGLFQLGPRILEVLN; encoded by the exons ATGGCTTCTAGGAAAATCAAATCTGAACCTTCGACAATCGAGGCCGCCAAGGCCTACGACCATGCTGCCTTCAGGCTCTACAGCTCAAAGGTCATCCTCAACTTCCCGCTCAAAGCAGGCGCGATGGACGCCACCGCCGATGCCGAAGGCGAAAGGAAGCGGCGGTGCGAGGAGGAGGAGGTAGAGGAAGTGAAGTTGATGGTGAAGAAGGAGAAAACGACAGAACAGAAGGTGAACCCTAATTTGG gtttaataggtttagATGTCCCTATTTCTGCGGGTTTGTTCCAATTGGGTCCTCGTATTCTGGAAGtgctcaattag